The following coding sequences are from one Rathayibacter sp. SW19 window:
- a CDS encoding type 1 glutamine amidotransferase, which produces MEGRHATLNIVNLYPNELGINGDVGNVTALVTRARWRGITVDVHNHQVGAELPDQIDLIHIGSGPLSSQRLVHADVLRLSAALRSAVDSGVPLLAIAGGWQLLGRELTTQVGERMPGAGVFASAAVLSSQRTVGEILLRRGDTVLAGFENHGALTTLEAGSSPLGQVIVGGGNTPHAAREERVEGIRCGAAIGTQLHGPILPMNPSLADELLRAALDRRGDAARWDVAAAQRSDPIRTVDEYAKAARSAIAGRLGSRG; this is translated from the coding sequence ATGGAAGGTCGGCACGCAACGCTGAATATCGTCAACCTCTACCCGAACGAGCTCGGAATCAACGGCGACGTCGGCAATGTGACGGCGTTGGTCACCCGCGCACGGTGGCGCGGCATCACGGTCGACGTACACAACCATCAGGTCGGCGCTGAGCTGCCGGATCAGATTGACCTGATTCACATCGGCAGCGGCCCCTTGTCGAGTCAACGCCTTGTTCACGCGGACGTGCTACGGCTTTCTGCTGCGCTGCGCTCGGCCGTCGACTCTGGCGTGCCGCTTCTAGCGATCGCGGGTGGTTGGCAACTGCTGGGGCGGGAGCTGACCACGCAGGTCGGTGAACGGATGCCCGGGGCGGGTGTGTTCGCATCGGCGGCGGTGCTCTCATCACAGCGGACCGTGGGCGAGATCCTGCTGCGACGAGGCGACACGGTGCTGGCCGGATTCGAAAACCATGGCGCGCTCACAACACTCGAAGCTGGGTCGTCGCCGCTCGGTCAGGTCATCGTCGGTGGCGGAAACACTCCGCACGCAGCGCGGGAAGAACGTGTGGAAGGCATTCGCTGCGGCGCTGCGATCGGCACCCAGCTACACGGGCCGATCCTGCCGATGAACCCGTCGCTCGCTGATGAGCTGCTGCGCGCTGCGCTTGACCGCCGCGGCGATGCAGCCCGTTGGGACGTTGCCGCCGCGCAACGCTCTGACCCGATTCGCACTGTGGACGAGTATGCGAAAGCAGCACGATCGGCGATCGCCGGCAGGCTCGGCTCCCGCGGGTGA
- a CDS encoding DNA gyrase/topoisomerase IV subunit A yields the protein MSPTDEQTSPAGSTERIEDVDVTTEMQGSFLEYAYSVIYSRALPDARDGLKPVQRRILYQMTQMGLRPDRGHVKSARVTGEVMGKLHPHGDSAIYDALVRMAQDFTLRVPLIDGHGNFGSLDDGPAAARYTEARLAAASLAMTDGLDEDVVDFVPNYDNQLTQPEVLPAAFPNLLVNGASGIAVGMATNMAPHNLIEVVGAAKHLLANPDADLDSLMEFVPGPDLPTGGTIVGLAGIRDAYTSGRGSFKTRAKVTIEAITARKSGLIVTELPYLVGPEKVIDKIKDGVNSKKLSGISDVTDLSDRTKGLRLVIGIKTGFSPEAVLEQLYRHTPLEDGFSINNVALVDGGPQTLGLRELLRVYVDHRISVTTRRSRFRLERRRERLHLVLGLLIAIVDIDEVIQVIRGSDDAEQARTRLIDVFDLSQVQAEYILELRLRRLTKFSRIELEAERSQLEQEIAQLESLLGSDDRIKELVAAELDAVAEKFGTPRRTLLTQARPSIATVGSRKTAAVLEVADTPCRVFLSATGRMLRVDQQADDAGSLDRITAPTRRSKHDAIRSTLTTTSRSEIGAVTNKGRLFRFSPVDLPAVPANSIQLAAGVKARDYLALPDKAERVLAVVSLTAETSIALGTRQGVVKRVTPLDWANKPEFELIGLKAGDEVVGAVQGADTDELVFVTSDAQLLRFAAAAVRPQGRAASGMAGIKLGAAAEVIFFGAVPAADGENALVVTIATSGATLAGADTGSGKVSAFADYPPKGRATGGVRAQRFLKGEDQLSLAWVGAAPARAVGSDGSLRSLPEAGARRDASGQSLDAVIGAVGMAIGS from the coding sequence ATGAGCCCGACAGACGAACAGACCTCACCGGCAGGTAGCACAGAACGCATCGAAGATGTCGACGTCACGACAGAGATGCAAGGGTCGTTCCTCGAGTATGCATATTCGGTGATCTATTCGCGCGCCCTTCCCGACGCGCGTGACGGCCTGAAACCGGTGCAACGACGCATCCTTTACCAGATGACGCAGATGGGTTTGCGTCCGGATCGCGGCCACGTCAAATCGGCGAGGGTCACCGGTGAGGTGATGGGCAAGCTGCACCCGCACGGCGACAGTGCGATCTATGACGCCCTGGTGCGCATGGCGCAGGACTTCACCCTTCGCGTTCCCCTGATCGACGGCCATGGCAACTTCGGGTCGCTCGACGACGGGCCGGCCGCCGCGCGCTACACCGAAGCACGCCTGGCTGCAGCGTCACTGGCCATGACCGACGGACTCGACGAGGACGTCGTCGACTTTGTTCCGAACTATGACAATCAGCTGACCCAGCCAGAAGTGCTGCCCGCCGCGTTCCCCAACCTTCTCGTCAACGGTGCGAGCGGCATTGCGGTGGGGATGGCCACGAACATGGCCCCGCACAACCTCATCGAAGTTGTCGGTGCCGCAAAGCATCTGCTCGCAAACCCGGATGCCGATCTGGACTCTCTGATGGAATTCGTGCCGGGGCCGGATCTGCCAACCGGCGGCACCATCGTCGGACTCGCGGGAATCAGGGATGCTTACACCTCAGGTCGCGGGAGTTTCAAGACACGCGCAAAGGTCACGATCGAAGCGATCACCGCACGGAAGAGCGGCCTGATCGTCACTGAGCTGCCCTATCTGGTCGGCCCGGAAAAGGTGATCGACAAGATCAAGGACGGCGTCAATTCAAAGAAGCTCAGCGGTATCTCCGACGTCACCGACCTGAGCGATCGCACAAAAGGGTTGCGCCTTGTGATCGGTATCAAGACCGGCTTCAGCCCGGAGGCTGTGCTTGAACAGCTGTACAGGCACACACCTCTCGAAGACGGCTTCTCGATCAATAATGTTGCCCTCGTCGACGGCGGGCCGCAGACACTGGGCCTGCGTGAACTGCTACGGGTCTACGTCGACCATCGCATCAGTGTCACAACGCGGCGTTCGCGATTCCGCCTTGAACGGCGCAGGGAACGGCTGCATCTGGTTCTCGGGCTCTTGATCGCGATCGTCGACATCGACGAAGTGATCCAGGTCATCCGCGGCAGCGACGACGCGGAGCAGGCGCGCACCAGACTGATCGATGTCTTCGACCTGAGTCAGGTGCAAGCGGAGTACATCCTCGAATTGCGCTTGCGTCGGTTGACGAAGTTCTCGCGCATCGAGCTCGAAGCGGAGCGTTCGCAGCTTGAGCAGGAGATTGCGCAACTCGAGTCTCTGCTCGGCAGCGACGACCGCATCAAAGAACTCGTCGCGGCTGAGCTTGATGCAGTTGCCGAGAAGTTCGGCACCCCGCGGCGCACCCTGTTGACGCAGGCGCGCCCTTCGATCGCGACGGTCGGCTCACGAAAGACCGCTGCTGTGCTCGAGGTGGCAGACACTCCTTGCCGAGTTTTCCTCTCGGCAACAGGACGGATGTTACGCGTCGACCAGCAGGCCGACGATGCAGGCAGCTTGGACCGCATCACGGCCCCGACGCGGAGAAGCAAACATGACGCAATCCGTTCGACTCTGACCACGACGAGCCGAAGTGAGATCGGTGCAGTCACGAACAAGGGGCGACTGTTCCGGTTCTCCCCCGTCGACCTGCCCGCCGTGCCTGCGAACTCGATTCAACTCGCTGCCGGCGTCAAAGCGCGAGACTATCTCGCGCTACCCGACAAAGCGGAGCGCGTGTTGGCGGTCGTCTCGCTCACCGCCGAGACCTCGATCGCGCTCGGCACCAGACAGGGTGTCGTGAAACGCGTTACACCGTTGGACTGGGCGAACAAGCCGGAGTTCGAACTCATCGGCCTCAAGGCAGGCGACGAAGTGGTCGGTGCCGTGCAGGGAGCAGACACCGACGAACTCGTCTTCGTGACCTCTGACGCGCAATTGCTGCGCTTTGCCGCAGCCGCCGTGCGCCCGCAAGGGCGGGCTGCGAGCGGAATGGCGGGTATCAAGCTGGGTGCAGCAGCCGAGGTGATCTTCTTCGGGGCGGTGCCTGCCGCCGACGGCGAAAACGCGCTTGTCGTCACCATTGCGACCAGTGGTGCGACGCTCGCTGGCGCGGACACCGGAAGCGGCAAGGTCAGCGCATTCGCAGACTACCCGCCGAAGGGTCGCGCTACCGGCGGCGTGCGCGCGCAGCGCTTCCTGAAAGGCGAGGATCAGCTGTCGCTCGCCTGGGTCGGAGCGGCTCCTGCTCGAGCCGTCGGATCAGACGGCTCACTGCGAAGCCTGCCCGAAGCCGGGGCGCGACGAGACGCATCCGGTCAGAGTCTCGACGCCGTGATCGGCGCGGTCGGCATGGCGATCGGATCCTGA
- a CDS encoding alanine racemase yields the protein MSARAIIDLEALRANVTLLSSSIAPAETMLAVKANAYGHGLIPIATAGIAAGASSLAVLEIPAGLELRDAGVAAPLFAWLHGTNTDFRAGIEADIQLGVSAEWQLHAIAAAHASKPAVVHLKLDSGLSRNGATPADWPALVTAALAAERAGTIRVRGAWSHLADASVEDDEAALQIFRDAVATAHALGARFEVLHLAASSAGIRMPQAHFDLVRFGIAAYGISPFDDRTAAELGLRPVMSLQADVVELIDDGPGTLARVAVGYADGLPTRAVGRAQVLLDGRRSPVVALAVDSMLVAVQDTRPRVGDTALVFGPGDADEPTAADWAHWASTIGDEIVTHLSARVPRSYRG from the coding sequence ATGAGCGCGCGCGCGATCATCGACCTCGAGGCGCTACGTGCCAACGTCACGCTGTTGTCCTCAAGTATTGCTCCTGCGGAGACCATGCTTGCGGTCAAGGCCAACGCGTACGGCCACGGGCTGATCCCGATCGCCACGGCCGGGATCGCCGCCGGTGCGAGTTCGCTCGCTGTGCTGGAGATTCCTGCCGGGCTGGAATTGCGCGACGCGGGCGTCGCCGCACCGCTGTTCGCGTGGTTGCACGGCACGAACACAGACTTTCGGGCAGGCATTGAGGCGGACATCCAACTCGGTGTCTCCGCCGAGTGGCAATTGCACGCGATCGCTGCTGCGCACGCGAGTAAACCGGCCGTCGTGCATTTGAAGCTCGACAGCGGGCTCAGCCGCAATGGCGCCACTCCTGCCGACTGGCCGGCGCTCGTCACAGCAGCTCTGGCCGCGGAACGCGCGGGAACGATCCGCGTCCGCGGCGCCTGGTCGCACCTTGCCGATGCGTCCGTCGAAGACGACGAAGCCGCGCTGCAGATCTTTCGTGACGCCGTCGCCACGGCCCACGCGCTGGGTGCACGGTTCGAAGTGCTCCATCTCGCCGCCAGCTCAGCCGGTATCCGGATGCCGCAGGCGCATTTTGATCTCGTGCGCTTCGGTATCGCGGCGTACGGCATTTCGCCGTTCGACGACCGCACGGCAGCCGAACTCGGTTTGCGCCCTGTGATGTCGTTGCAGGCCGACGTTGTGGAGCTGATCGACGACGGCCCGGGCACGCTGGCGCGCGTCGCCGTTGGCTACGCAGATGGTCTGCCCACCAGAGCCGTCGGCCGCGCACAGGTTCTCCTGGACGGTCGACGTTCACCTGTCGTCGCTCTGGCTGTCGACAGTATGCTCGTTGCCGTGCAGGACACCCGGCCGCGTGTTGGTGACACGGCACTCGTGTTCGGGCCAGGCGACGCCGACGAGCCGACGGCGGCTGACTGGGCGCACTGGGCGTCGACGATCGGAGATGAGATCGTCACGCATCTGTCAGCGCGCGTGCCGCGTAGCTACCGGGGATGA
- a CDS encoding DUF7455 domain-containing protein: MSNIATGTGAAAELATGPQLTAADRCDACGAQAYVRVVVNNGELLFCAHHAKKHEEKLSAIAQSWHDESARLFEDQRA; encoded by the coding sequence ATGTCGAACATCGCCACAGGTACCGGTGCCGCTGCTGAGCTCGCCACCGGACCGCAATTGACCGCTGCCGACCGTTGCGACGCCTGCGGCGCTCAGGCCTATGTGCGCGTAGTCGTAAACAACGGCGAACTCCTCTTCTGCGCACACCACGCGAAGAAGCACGAAGAAAAGCTGTCAGCGATCGCGCAGAGCTGGCACGACGAGTCGGCACGTTTGTTCGAGGATCAGCGCGCCTAA
- a CDS encoding alanine racemase, which yields MTVPAEVKGVRRRADVSLRAIVANVGVLTTAQGAAPAAFADLRADAYGHGLLPVATALAAAGIRGFVVSDDDARTALAAHYPDLPIHVGTQAGPRVAAAFDAHLLGPELFGLGEQDSAVAPSLRSNLRPALRLTSEVLSVKRVPRGSGVSYGYTYRTSAETTLVLSGLGFADGIPRVASNRAPVLVNAVRARVSGRIAMDQFVIDVGDAAPSVGDTVVLFGDGAIGEPTAADWALATGICSEAIVAGLGARIERVYSR from the coding sequence GTGACCGTGCCAGCAGAGGTCAAAGGCGTGCGCCGTCGCGCCGATGTCTCGTTGCGGGCGATTGTCGCAAATGTCGGGGTGCTGACAACCGCTCAGGGCGCCGCCCCCGCGGCGTTCGCCGACCTGCGAGCGGATGCCTACGGGCACGGACTCCTGCCGGTCGCCACCGCGCTTGCCGCTGCCGGCATCCGCGGGTTCGTTGTCTCGGATGACGATGCTCGAACCGCACTTGCGGCCCATTACCCCGATCTGCCCATCCACGTCGGTACACAGGCAGGACCGCGCGTCGCAGCGGCGTTCGATGCTCACCTGCTCGGACCGGAATTATTCGGGCTCGGCGAACAGGATTCCGCTGTTGCACCTTCATTGCGGTCCAACCTACGACCCGCCCTGCGGTTGACATCCGAGGTGCTCTCGGTCAAACGCGTGCCCCGCGGCAGTGGGGTTTCCTACGGCTACACCTACCGAACCTCCGCTGAGACCACGCTGGTGCTCTCCGGTCTCGGCTTCGCCGACGGGATCCCGCGCGTCGCATCCAATCGTGCTCCTGTGCTCGTGAACGCCGTGCGGGCACGGGTCAGCGGTCGGATCGCGATGGACCAGTTCGTCATCGATGTCGGAGACGCGGCCCCGTCCGTCGGGGATACGGTCGTGCTGTTCGGTGACGGCGCAATCGGCGAACCGACCGCAGCGGACTGGGCTCTCGCAACGGGCATCTGTTCCGAGGCGATCGTGGCAGGGCTGGGCGCTCGCATCGAGAGGGTGTATTCGCGATGA
- a CDS encoding DNA gyrase/topoisomerase IV subunit B: protein MASSDYSARHLSVLEGLEAVRKRPGMYIGSTDSRGLMHCLWEIIDNSVDEALGGYGAKIEVVLHPDDSVEVRDTARGIPVDIEPKTGLTGIEVVFTKLHAGGKFGSGSYAASGGLHGVGASVVNALSERLDVEVDRDGKTWAMSFRRGEPGLFADTGAPSPDAAFTPFEKKSELRVVGSVKRGVTGTRIRYWADRQIFGGNADFRTDDLLGRARQTAFLVPGIALEITDNRGEEPVHSAFAFEGGISAFVDYLAPDSAVTDTWRLTGTGNFTETVPVLHENGAMTPTELHRECHVDIALRWGTGYETVMRSFVNIIATPKGGSHQLGFDQGLMKFFRQQVDANARRLKVGTDKLDKDDILAGLTAVLTVRLPEPQFEGQTKEVLGTPAVRAIVSQVVTSALAARFSSTKRDDKTQSALLLDKVVSEMKSRISARAHKETQRRKNALETSSLPSKLVDCRSSDVANSELFIVEGDSALGTARRARDSEHQALLPIRGKILNVQKASVSDMLGNAECASIIQVIGAGSGRSFDLSQARYGKIIVMSDADVDGAHIRILLLTLFFRYMRPMIEAGRVFAAVPPLHRVIVMNPGTKPNETIYTYSEAELQGVLAGLKRSNRRYQEPIQRYKGLGEMDADQLATTTMDRTHRMLRRVQVPDAEQAADVFELLMGNDVAPRKEFIIDSSDTLSRERIDV from the coding sequence GTGGCCAGCTCTGATTATTCCGCCAGGCACCTGTCTGTACTCGAGGGACTGGAAGCGGTGCGCAAGCGCCCGGGCATGTACATCGGCTCCACGGATTCACGCGGACTGATGCACTGCCTCTGGGAGATCATCGACAACTCGGTGGACGAAGCCCTCGGCGGCTACGGTGCGAAGATCGAGGTCGTCTTGCATCCGGATGACAGTGTCGAGGTGCGCGATACCGCCAGGGGCATCCCGGTGGACATCGAGCCGAAGACGGGGCTCACCGGTATCGAGGTCGTGTTCACGAAGCTGCACGCCGGCGGCAAGTTCGGGTCGGGTTCCTACGCCGCATCCGGCGGGTTGCACGGGGTCGGCGCTTCCGTTGTCAACGCGCTGTCCGAGCGCCTCGACGTCGAGGTCGACCGGGACGGCAAGACCTGGGCGATGTCCTTCCGCAGAGGTGAGCCGGGGCTGTTCGCAGACACCGGTGCGCCAAGCCCGGATGCAGCATTCACCCCGTTTGAGAAGAAAAGCGAATTGCGCGTCGTCGGTTCGGTCAAGCGTGGGGTGACCGGCACCCGGATCCGCTATTGGGCCGACCGGCAGATCTTTGGGGGCAATGCTGATTTTCGAACGGATGACCTGCTCGGCCGAGCGCGCCAGACCGCTTTCCTCGTGCCCGGTATCGCGCTGGAGATCACGGACAATCGCGGTGAAGAGCCCGTGCACTCCGCCTTCGCGTTCGAGGGCGGCATTTCCGCGTTCGTCGACTATCTCGCGCCAGACTCGGCGGTCACGGACACCTGGCGTCTGACGGGAACAGGCAACTTCACCGAGACCGTTCCTGTGCTTCACGAGAATGGCGCGATGACGCCCACGGAGCTGCACCGGGAATGTCACGTCGACATCGCGCTGCGCTGGGGGACCGGCTACGAGACCGTGATGCGCAGTTTCGTGAACATCATCGCGACGCCGAAGGGCGGCAGCCATCAACTCGGTTTCGATCAGGGGCTGATGAAGTTCTTCCGACAGCAGGTCGACGCCAACGCGCGGCGCCTGAAGGTCGGAACGGACAAACTCGACAAGGACGACATCCTCGCGGGCTTGACAGCTGTGCTGACGGTGCGACTGCCCGAACCGCAGTTCGAGGGTCAGACGAAGGAAGTGCTCGGCACGCCTGCTGTGCGGGCGATCGTCAGCCAGGTGGTCACCTCTGCGCTGGCTGCACGATTCTCGTCGACGAAACGCGACGACAAGACCCAGTCGGCTCTGTTGCTCGACAAGGTCGTTTCCGAGATGAAGTCCCGGATTTCCGCGCGCGCCCACAAGGAGACCCAGCGTCGCAAGAATGCGTTGGAAACTTCATCGCTGCCGTCCAAGCTCGTCGACTGCCGCTCGAGTGACGTCGCGAACAGCGAACTGTTCATTGTGGAGGGCGACTCGGCGCTCGGTACCGCCCGGCGAGCCCGCGACAGTGAACACCAGGCACTGTTGCCGATTCGCGGCAAGATCTTGAACGTGCAGAAGGCTTCGGTCTCCGACATGCTCGGGAACGCGGAGTGCGCGTCGATCATCCAGGTGATCGGTGCGGGTTCAGGTCGCAGCTTCGACCTCTCCCAGGCGCGCTACGGCAAGATCATCGTGATGAGCGATGCGGATGTCGACGGCGCCCACATTCGAATCCTTCTGTTGACCCTATTCTTCCGCTACATGCGGCCGATGATCGAGGCCGGCCGGGTGTTCGCCGCGGTTCCGCCACTGCACCGGGTGATCGTGATGAACCCGGGCACGAAGCCCAATGAGACGATCTACACGTATTCCGAAGCAGAATTGCAAGGCGTGCTCGCGGGTTTGAAGCGCTCGAATCGCCGGTATCAGGAGCCGATCCAACGCTACAAGGGGCTCGGCGAAATGGATGCAGACCAATTGGCAACCACAACGATGGACAGAACGCACCGGATGCTGCGACGCGTGCAGGTTCCGGACGCCGAGCAAGCCGCCGATGTGTTCGAACTGCTGATGGGCAACGATGTTGCTCCGCGCAAAGAGTTCATCATCGACAGCTCTGACACGCTGTCGCGCGAGCGAATCGACGTCTAG